One Nostoc sp. CENA543 genomic window, TCTTGGATGTAGGAGCAAATGTAGATTGTCGTCCTAAATTTTTAGAACAGTTTGCCGTCATTGGTTCGATTTATAGCCAATACGTCCTCGGTACTGACGAACCGAAAGTGGGTTTGCTCAATATTGGTGAAGAAGATACCAAAGGCAATGAGTTAGCTTTGCGGACTCATGAACTGTTGCGGGAAAACCGTTATATCACCTTCATCGGCAATGCGGAAGGCAGAGACGTACTGTCTGGCGAGTTTGACGTAATTGTCTGTGATGGCTTTGTGGGTAACATCTTACTCAAGTTTGCAGAAGCTATAGGTGGAGTTATTTTGCAAATCTTACGGGAAGAATTACCCCAAGGACTGCACGGACAAATCGGCACAGCACTATTAAAGCCAAATCTCAAGCGCATCAAACAGCGTATGGATCACGCCGAACATGGCGGGGCTTTGCTGTTGGGTGTTTCAGGAGTTTGTTTGATTGGTCATGGCAGCTCTCAAGCACCTTCAGTGTTTAACGCCATTCGCATGGCGAAAGAAGCTGTCGATAACAAAGTCATGGAGCAACTGCAATCTCAATATGAGATGCTACAGAGTGAGAGTAGTTAGCAATCAGCCATCAAACTAGCAATAGCTAGTAACAAGTCATTGGTTAGCAGTTAGAGACTAATGACTAGTGACTGATAACTAATGACTAACAGCTGATAGCTTGGGAGATTAGGAGTGCAAAATTTAGGCATAGCAATTACAGGAAGTGGTTCCGCAGTACCGGTCACTTCCCTGCACAATCAAGAACTAACCCAACTGGTAGATACCTCCGATGAATGGATTACTACCAGAACAGGAATTCGTCAGCGCAGGTTAGCCAACTCGACTGAGTCATTGACTACCCTAGCGACGACCGCCAGCCAGCAAGCGATCGCCGCAGCTGGAATTACACCAGCTGATTTAGACTTAATTTTGCTGGCAACTTCCACACCAGATGATTTATTCGGTAGTGCGTGTAGAGTTCAAGCTGAGTTAGGCGCGTCCCAAGCAGTAGCCTTTGACCTCACAGCTGCTTGTTCTGGGTTTGTATTTGGGCTAGTTACAGCAGCTCAGTACATTAAAACAGGCGTATATCGCAATGTACTGCTAATTGGGGCAGACATCCTCTCCCGATGGGTAGATTGGCAAGATAGGCGCACCTGCGTCCTGTTTGGCGATGGGGCTGGTGCAGTTGTATTGCAAGCCAATGATGGCGATCGCCTCTTAGGATTTGCCCTCAAAAGTGATGGCACTCAAAACCACTACCTCAACTTAGCCTATCAAGGCACCTCCCAAGAAATCATCCCCGGTGCCAACATCACTCAAGGCAATTATCAACCCATCACCATGAACGGCAAAGAAGTTTACCGCTTTGCTGCCCAAAAAGTCCCAGAAATCATCGATAAAGCATTATTTGCTGCGAATCTCACCGTTGAGCAAATAGACTGGCTCCTACTACATCAAGCTAATCAACGCATTCTAGATGCAGTAGCACAACGCCTCAATATTCCTAACGACAAAGTCATCAGCAATCTAGCCAACTACGGCAACACCTCCGCCGCCTCCATCCCCATCGCCTTAGATGAAGCCGTGCGGCAAGGCAAAATCAAAACCAACGACATCATCGCTGCATCCGGCTTTGGAGCAGGTTTAACCTGGGGTGCAGCCATCTTCCACTGGGGAAGATAAACGTTTCATTCATAGTCCATCGTCCATCGTCAAAAGTATGGGCTGTGGACTATTGACTATTGACTATTGACTATTGACTATTGACCAATGACTAAAACTGCATGGGTGTTTCCCGGACAAGGTTCTCAAGCACTAGGAATGGGAACTGACTTATTAGATATACCTGCGGCTCAAGAAAAGTTTGCCGCAGCCGAAGCCATATTAGGCTGGTCGGTAACAGACATTTGCCAAAACGAAGAAGAAAAGTTATCAAAGACACTCTACACACAACCTTGTCTTTATGTAGTAGAAAGCATCCTCGCTGAATTGATTCGAGAAAAAGGACACCAGCCAGATTTAGTTGCTGGTCACAGCTTAGGAGAATATGTTGCCCTGTATGTTGCGGGTGTATTTGATTGGTCAACAGGATTAGAGTTAGTCAAGCAACGTGCGGAACTGATGGATAGTGCCGCAGGTGGGATGATGGCAGCTTTGATGAACTTTGACCGTGAACAATTAGACAAAGTTATTGCCGAGACTTCTGATGTGGTCTTAGCTAATGATAATAGTCCAGGCCAGGTAGTGATTTCCGGTACTCCAGAGGCAGTACAGGCAGTCATGTCTCAGGTTAAGGCTAAACGTGCTGTACCTTTAAAAGTTTCAGGTGCATTTCACTCACATTTAATGGCTAGTGTGGCAGATGAATTTCAGAAAATTCTCAACACCGTAGAATTTCAGTCTGCCACAGTACCAGTTTTATCTAACGTCGAGCCGATTCCCGCAGTTGATGCCGCAATTTTGAAGCAACGCCTCAGCCAACAAATGACGGGTTCAGTACGCTGGCGAGAAATTTCATTACAACTACCAGAAAATCAAATTGAAAAAGTAGTAGAAATCGGCCCTGGTAATGTACTAACCGGTTTGATTAAACGCACAACAACTGGTTTAATCTTAGAAAACGTCCGTAATGCTGCGGAATTACCGAATTAGGGAATGGGGAATAGGGAATAGGGAATAGGGAACAGAAAGAGGATTCAGAAAAACTTTTACCCCAATGCCCCATGCCCCATGCCCAATCCCCCATGCCCAATCCCCAATCCCCAATCTTATGTCTCGAACACGCGAACCCTTGATTAGTCTGGCTCTTTACCACGCGTTTAAGTGGTCTGTAGTTAGTCCGATGCTTCATGCTTACTTTCGGGGACGGATTTATGGTGTGGAAAATGTGCCTCAGTCTGGCCCTCTAGTAGTTGTGAGTAATCATGCTAGCTACTTTGATCCGCCCATTGTTTCTAATTGTGTTTGTCGCCCTGTAGCATACATGGCTAAGGAAGAATTATTTGATGTTCCTGTATTGGCGCAGGCAATTAAATTGTATGGTGCTTATCCAGTCAGTCGGGGAAGTGCCGATCGCAATGCTATCCGCGCCGCTTTAGAATATCTTGAGCAAGGTTGGGCTGTGGGTGTGTTCTTAGAAGGAACTCGTACCCCCGATGGCAAGATTCATGATCCTAAGCGTGGTGCTTTACTATTAGCCGCTAAAGCTAAAGCCCCTATATTACCTGTATGTTTATGGGGTTCAGACCAAATTTTACAAAAAGGCTCATCGTTACCGCGTCGAGTTCCCCTCACAGTCAGAATCGGTAATTTAATTGATGCTCCCAGTTCTACTAATAAGGAAGAACTAGAACAGATAACACAAAAATGCGCCGCCGTCATTAACCAAATGCACGATTTAGGACGGTGAAAAATATCTGGGGAATCTCTGCTTTGGGAAAGTAGCGATCGCCAATTTATTTATATAAATTGAAAAACAATATGACAACGACCTATGAACCTCATCGCATTTTGAATTTTAAATTTATATGAATGGCTTAGAAGCCAAAACTTTGTGGAATCGACTGAACAATTCCTTAATAGTCCGTTTTTTGCTCTTAGTTGCTGCTGGCTGGGTTTTAGTCCAGCTTTTGGCATACTTTCAAACAGTCATTGTAATTTTTACATTTGCGGCAATTTTAGCTTTTTTACTCAGCTATCCTGTTAAGTGGTTGCGGCATTTTCTGCCCCACGGCATAGCAGTTGTGATAGTTTTCTTAGTTAGTATTATATGTTTGGCTGGGCTGTTAGTTACTATTGGTTTAACGGTCATTTCTCAAGGACAGCAATTAATAGATAGTATCTCTAATTTTT contains:
- the fabD gene encoding ACP S-malonyltransferase, whose translation is MTKTAWVFPGQGSQALGMGTDLLDIPAAQEKFAAAEAILGWSVTDICQNEEEKLSKTLYTQPCLYVVESILAELIREKGHQPDLVAGHSLGEYVALYVAGVFDWSTGLELVKQRAELMDSAAGGMMAALMNFDREQLDKVIAETSDVVLANDNSPGQVVISGTPEAVQAVMSQVKAKRAVPLKVSGAFHSHLMASVADEFQKILNTVEFQSATVPVLSNVEPIPAVDAAILKQRLSQQMTGSVRWREISLQLPENQIEKVVEIGPGNVLTGLIKRTTTGLILENVRNAAELPN
- a CDS encoding beta-ketoacyl-ACP synthase III gives rise to the protein MQNLGIAITGSGSAVPVTSLHNQELTQLVDTSDEWITTRTGIRQRRLANSTESLTTLATTASQQAIAAAGITPADLDLILLATSTPDDLFGSACRVQAELGASQAVAFDLTAACSGFVFGLVTAAQYIKTGVYRNVLLIGADILSRWVDWQDRRTCVLFGDGAGAVVLQANDGDRLLGFALKSDGTQNHYLNLAYQGTSQEIIPGANITQGNYQPITMNGKEVYRFAAQKVPEIIDKALFAANLTVEQIDWLLLHQANQRILDAVAQRLNIPNDKVISNLANYGNTSAASIPIALDEAVRQGKIKTNDIIAASGFGAGLTWGAAIFHWGR
- the plsX gene encoding phosphate acyltransferase PlsX; the encoded protein is MGSTGVRIAIDAMGGDHAPGEIVTGAVRASEELGVKVLLVGDPQKIKAALPPKTNLEGVEIIPAEDAIAMDEEPLNAVRRKRKASINVAMDLVKQQQADAVFSAGHSGAAMASALLRLGRLPGVDRPAIGTVFPTIKAGKPVLILDVGANVDCRPKFLEQFAVIGSIYSQYVLGTDEPKVGLLNIGEEDTKGNELALRTHELLRENRYITFIGNAEGRDVLSGEFDVIVCDGFVGNILLKFAEAIGGVILQILREELPQGLHGQIGTALLKPNLKRIKQRMDHAEHGGALLLGVSGVCLIGHGSSQAPSVFNAIRMAKEAVDNKVMEQLQSQYEMLQSESS
- a CDS encoding 1-acyl-sn-glycerol-3-phosphate acyltransferase yields the protein MSRTREPLISLALYHAFKWSVVSPMLHAYFRGRIYGVENVPQSGPLVVVSNHASYFDPPIVSNCVCRPVAYMAKEELFDVPVLAQAIKLYGAYPVSRGSADRNAIRAALEYLEQGWAVGVFLEGTRTPDGKIHDPKRGALLLAAKAKAPILPVCLWGSDQILQKGSSLPRRVPLTVRIGNLIDAPSSTNKEELEQITQKCAAVINQMHDLGR